The genomic window CTATgcaatcaaatattataacattACAATTGTTTAATAAAGACTTCAATAATTTGTGACATGGTTTTTTACTATTGTTTAcatacaaagttttttgtgtACGTAATACATATAGATGAGAAAATGGAATTCGTGGGAGAAAGAGACCCAAACAGTGGAGTATCTAGCAGCAAACGGTaagatttttgtatttttctacTACGAAATTACATGCAATGTCAATTATTTCTTAGTCGATaagttaattaatattttatgaaaatttaaagatcCGAATAGGTTTAGAATAACAAGAGATACAACATTTGCTCGACGACACCTGAGTTCATGGACTGAAACATCATTTCAACTTTGGATTGTAAGTTCGTACCTATTAttaatctttaattaatttgttaattaacATTTATCTCAAATATATAGGTTTaactatattaataattaagtttttttcttcttagaaATGTTTCTTCAGGCAATTTTACAACTCAGTGGCGAAAGTAGATTACCTCACACTTCGGCATGGGTTCATCTTTGTTAGTACCTCATTTTTTGTCaatgaataattatttaaaaataaataaattttaaatttaatgtgttattttgattattgatgCAGGCTCATGTATCGTCAAATAATGCTTTCAACTTCCAAAACTATATACAGAGATCTTTACATGAAGATTTTAAAACTGTGGTTGGTATAAGGTAGTCATATTTGTGTATTTTACATGAATCTTAAGTAACAAagttaaatcaaataaactttttaattttgttacaGTCCTTTAATGTGGCTAACTGTGGTCATCTTTATGCTCCTCGACGTTTCTGGTaacttaatttatatatttgttagcttaaatagttaaattaaaataattattagtgATTACTCGTTTTtatcttatcttcttctttttttcttaatcatcAGGTTGGAgagtatatttttatatgtcaTTTGTGCCACTCATTGTAAGAGCTAATTTAATCTAGTTAAGACTAATTAACTATATGTGTAACTCAAATTATTGACGAACTAATATTGTTACGTAGATAGTTTTAGTGATCGGGACGAAACTAGAGATGATAGTAGCGAAAATGGCGGTCACAATTAAGGAGAATAACAGTGTAATTAGAGGAACCCCTCTCGTTGAGTCAAACGACACGCATTTCTGGTTTTCCAATCCTCGTTTTCTCTTAAGCATTCTACACTACACGCTGTTTCTGGTAATCTTTTATAAACTACATGTCGTTTTTCCTAATGCTTCATCATAATGCcaacattaatttttctaatacaGAACACCTTCGAGATGGCATTTATTGTGTGGATCACTGTAAGTTCTAATTTCTTATAGggattttaatatttggatttataaGAAAGGGAAAAATAATATAGGAAATTGTTATATGTGATGTatctataattttaattatgaaattagtGGCAATTTGGGATTAACTCTTGCTACCATGATAACCAAGGGATCATAATCACACGACTTGTATTAGCGTAAGCActacaatttatttattttatcccacaaattatttacattttcgaaattatatttttgtattaaaaatcaTATCGTTAATATTAAGGATATTATGATTTATAGGGTGACAGTCCAGTTCTTGAGCAGCTACATTACATTGCCTCTTTATGCCATTGTAACTCAGGTAATTTAGtccaatatatataacaccatttttaaattaaatcgTTTTGCattagtatataaattattactGTTAGTGTAACCTAGTGATCTGAATTTGATTTggatgcatatatatatgtgtttagATGGGGTCAAGCTACAAGAGAGCAATCTTAGAAGAACAACTAGCAAATGTGTTAAGGCACTGGCAAGGGATGGTTAGAGACAAGAAAAAGACTATCCAAACGCCAGACACCGACAACAACAGTAACAATAACAATGGTGATATTGATTCTGGAGAAAGTCCGGTTCAGACAGAAGTTGCTTCTGAGTTTAGATTTTCGGGTAGACAATCGCCGATTTTACAAGAGATACAGATACAAGAGAAAACTGAAAGGTGATCAGATTGATggaaaatgagaaagagattgtTGGTATTATTGTTAAGAACTTTTTAGAGTTGCCTTTACTAATTATTGACGAATCAAATGACAAAATAGTAAGTTTAACCAGAAGTGTCAGTGTTAGATTGGCATGCTGGTATCGTGATAACATGTCACACATAATGTGACTAATAATTGATATGGTTTCTAGAGGATTGCTTGAAgctatttttcttattgtgAGGTTATTAAGGACACTGTGAATTATATATACGTGTACAGAATGAAAATGTCGCATTGGCAATGCAGAAAACAGACTTATCTCTATTCTTCTTTGAAAAGCTCGCGACCGATGACAATCCTTCTGATCTCGCTTGTCCCTGCACCGATTTCATATAGCTTTGCATCTCTTAGAAGGCGTCCTGTTGCATATTCGTTTATGTATCCATTTCCGCCTAAACATTGTATCGCCTGCAACATCAAACCAAATCTTTTAGTCTTAAAGGAAAGGTAACTAGGTGATCAATATGTGTAGTTATGATCCCTTCGGAGGTTTGCTTTGCTGGTAACCATTAGAAAGACAAGAGACAACGCTTAAAACTGGTTTCGGGTTTGATCTAGCTTTATGAGCTAGTGTCACAGTAACTTTAAGTATGAAGGAAAATAAGGGTACTTGACCTGTAAAGCGACCTGCGTTGCTCTCTCGGCCGCACAAAGAATAGTTCCGGCGCAGTCCTAGACAATAAGCAAATACACAAGAAGGCAGGTGTATTAGGTTGCGGTGGTGATGCATGACTATTTTCATAACAGGAAACTAGAAGGGATGGTTATTTATTATCAAATTACCTTTGGGTCAACTTTCCCATTGTCACAGTCCCTCGCAACAGAGTAAACGTATGACCTGATATGCCAAAGGAACAACTTTTTGCTTGAGCTACATTTCTATGGACAAAATAATTTCCAGAGTATTGAGAGAAGTTTTCTACCTTGAAGATTGTAATGCAGTGTACATATCAGCAACTTTACCCTGAAATTCAACAGAATTGTTTTAGGAATCTTATGATTAAAGTTTGAGATATTCGGAAACGTTTATGAGAAGGATGATCAAGCTCAACCTGTATAAACTGAAATTCCCCAACTGGACGACCAAATTGTTCTCTCTGGCGAATATAGGGAAGAACATTGTCGAGGCATGCCTGCATGATCCCTAAGGGCCCAGCTGCTAAAACAAGTCTCTCCAAATCCAGACCTGACATCAGAACATACACTCCTGCACGTACAAACACTATGTACATCAGACAAGTATAGAGATGGGGATAGTAGCCTCGACTCAAGAAATATACAAGGCGTGTATGTAGCACAACATTACCATTTTGATCTCAGATATTAGATCCTCATAAAACTAGAAAAGCCAGACCATGCAATGCAAATTATCTATCAAACTAGAGATTAAGAGAGTTTCAGCAATCAAAACCTTTTCCTTCCTTGTCTAGAATATTTTCCTCTGGAACGAAGCAATTCTCAAAAACAAGCTCACACCTGCTCAGGAGAGACAGAtgttagagagaaagagacagtGAAAAAGGGATTTAATTTACACAGATATTTTTATCTTGAGAGAATGGGGATTACGTATCGCTTCCCCGCATTCCTAGTTTGTCCAATTTCTGAGCAGTACTGAATCTGCAAAGCAACCACAACAATAAATGGTTTTAAGGAACTCACTCTCTGAATTTGTTCCATTAGTTCTTTACTAAAGATCATAGAAAGTCAGTTTCAACAAGATTGAGAATTCACATACCCGGTCATTCCTTTCTCTATGATGAAAGCCGTGATTCCTTTGGAACCTGCTTTTGTATCAGTTTTCGCGTAAACAACctgatcaaaccaaaaaaacaacaaatggTAGAAAACtgttaaaattatagaaaatcaGTTTCAGAAGTTAACATATGAGCTAAACTATATTACCAGTGTTTCAGCAGATGGACCATTAGTGCACCACATCTTGTTGCCATTTAGTATATAACCACCATCTACCTTCTCAGCCTTGCATTTCATGCCAACAACATCTGAACCAGCTGTAACgaaataaaaagtcaaatcAGTATACATCAGAACAAAGCATCGGCTATATGTATGTATTGATGTGTTTCCTTCTCACAATCTCAAACTCTTGATccgaaaaatatatatcttaccATTAGGTTCACTCATTGCAAGAGCACCAACATGCTCTCCACTGATAAGCTTCATAGCAGTGAATCAATAGTTAGCTAAAACTCTAACGacattttaagagaaaaagatcaGGAGAAACATGCAACAGTTCacagatgaagaaaataaaaaacggtCTTTCTATAAGGTGAGATTTCCAACACCGGTGATATTGGCTGATAAACCATTTGCATAGCAGTGACAATATCCGTAAGCTCAGACCATGATACAAAAGCTCAAGATGAAACCGTACCTTTGGCAAATACTTTTCCTTTTGGGCTGCAGTTCCATTCCTCACCTGTAAAATAGTATTAAATCTTCTCTCTCAGACTCAAAAACTCAGATACTGCAACATAGTTTGTGAGATATATATTTACCAATTGATTGATGCAAAGGTTGGAATGAGCACCATAAGACAAAGCAACTGAACCCGAGGCCCGACTGATTTCCTCCATTGCAATACAATGATACAAGTAACCAAGACCTAGCCCTCCATATTCCTCTGCAGGTAGAGGAACATGCGATTAGGCTACCGTTCTagacataaaacaaaacatgactGAGCTAATAGCAGAAGCATATGATCTTGTGGTAGGAGAGAAATCTACCTGGCGCAGTGATTCCATGGAGATTAAACTCACCCATTAGCTTCCATAAGTTTACATCCTAGTTAAACAAGTACGAAAGATTAGATTTTGATGAGATATATAAGCAACAAAAACCGTGAGAGAAAGGAGTTAACAACAAACCTTTGGAAATGAATTAGTTTTATCAATTCTTTCTGCATGAGGAGCGATATTATCTTGCGCAAACTTGGATACACTTTCTTTAAACTGCAGTTTCAATGGTAGTCACAAAAACAATTAGGTCGCAAAATgcattcaagaaaaaatataaacgacTTATGTCAATCAGCTGAAACAAAGTTAAATCAAATGATGAAGTGTTGTTCCCAATTCCATTTTCCACAACACACAATCATCAAATTAACTGACACAAATCTCTCAGATCATTTCGAATTGGCATGTCAAAACCCCAACACATCCAAGTCGAAAGCTACACTTAGAAAACACCAAACACCAATTTCCTTCGGCTCTCAAACGAGAAGATGGCAAATATACAGACACACAGATACACAACGAGAATCACAGATTTatggagagaagagagagagagagagaacctGTAACTGAGTGTCGTCGAATAGGAGAGACGAAGAACGAGAAGAGAAAGACCTCCTCCGCGTCTTGACGGCGTAACCGAGAATCGATCTGGCGGAGAAAAACCTCTGCATATCTTCGTTATTACCGGTaagttaaaaacaagaaagatcgGAAGAATGTGTTCGTGTAAAAGAAATCCCAAacggctttttttttttgttattagagAGCAGGCTTCTTCTAATTGAGATTAAGtagttataaaaatagaaattaatttGAGATAAGGATTACAAAATTggaattgagaagaagatatgaGCAATGAGTCATTGGTCCATCTAATCTAGTTCCGTATACCACTTTGCTATTTGCTACTCCTCCATACCACTGACACTGCTCTATTATACCATTTTCaaatcgacaaaaaaaaattattttttcatttatagtaaagtttttgatattagAAGATATGTATATACTACAAGTCAAAACAATTGGTTGTGAGTGTTGATGAGAGAAGAACACATTAGTGTTTAggaaatattatattatattaactCTCATCATGAATATGTAACACTAAAATTgtcaatataatattttgtgaaagttaaataacatatttgtAGAAGACAGTGTATATGTAATGTGTCTTCATTTCATGTACAACGACGTTAAATGaggttatatataatatactttaaaattatGGATCACAAATATAGATCGTACTTATCCACAGGTATTTTAAGTTTCtaccagttttttttgtatcaaatcGTATTCCATACTTGTATTCTTCctttgtattatatattagaaaatcTTTTAGATAAAAAAGTGTTTAACATTGACTCATTGAGGTTATTTAGAGAAGATAAGTCTGATCTGATCCTTCTCCCTGGTTAACACAATGTGTATTCACTTACGGTGACTATGTACAACATGTTAGttgaataaaatttagttttggtATAGTAAgctatattcttttttttttaaatagtgagttatattcattttcaaCACTTTGTAAAAGTTACATGCTAAAAACTAGTCGCCATAAAATGCGATACAATGTGTCAAAtggaaatgaattttaaagAATATCTATGTAAAATTCTACTTTTATGTGTAAGATGTTTTTACCCCATTAGAAATTAGGTAAGTGCAGCATTGTTTGTTATGAAGGTTGGAAGTTTGAGAGATTTAGTCGCCATAATGCGATACAATGTATCAGATGGagatgaattttaaaatatatctatgtAAAATTCCACTTTTATGTGCGAGATATTTTTAACTATTAGAAATCAGGTAAGTGCAGCATTGTTTGTTATGAAAGTTGGAAGTTTGAGAGATTTAGTCGTCATAATGCGATACAATGTATCATATGGAGATGCATTTTAAAGGATATTTCTGTAAAATTCTACTTTTATGTGCGAAATATTTTTACTCCATTCGAATTTGGGTAAATGAAGCCTTGTTTGCTATGAAAGTTGGAAGTTTGAGAGATTTCCACTTCGGTTTAATGAAAAGTTTCTtagatatattaaatatattagtaGGTCTCCAGTGTAGATCCTCGTATCTTCTTATGGTTAgcaaacatatcaaattaatgGTGCATGATATTCCTAATAGTGTCACTAAAACATGAACAATTTTATCTAGTGTCGTACTCGAAAGACTGGTATATATCACAATCACATGCATGAGAAAACGAGAGTTTGATATATCTTTGCTTATTATCATTGtcgttttatttttgctaACTCTACATTATTCCTTCGACTTTGAGTTTTTCTCTTAATATATCATCTAAAAAggtaatattatattattaatagtTAATTCTCCTCTTATACTCCTTCTCATTATCATCCTCATTCACATCCATATTTATGACGACAAAATTAGTTAGTAGATGCATGAATTCAGATGAGTCTCGAACAAAGACTTTTTGGTGTACCATCTACACCCACATAGATATGCAAAGTCGCGAAGATACATAAATATATCCATTATCACCCAGATGATCGTCATGGCTATCTTTGCATTCAGCCACGAGTTTGTCATCCATTATGTCAATATATCCATAATCATAAAGTGATCTCCTAAGAACCATCATTTACTAATTCGGCAGAACCATAATAAATAACCTTTCTTTATTCACCATTTTTGTTATGAAGTATGTCGGCTCCTATCGGAAAAATTAATCACACATTTATAGAAATagcaataatatatatatatatatatataatgtatgtaCTGTATTaatctttgtttgttcaacaatcaaaattatttcaaaccaaacatattatttcacaaaatatgCACAACAAATTTGTCAACTTATTTCTATCACAATACTTTGGTTTTTCCTTTCAACATGATTTTGGTAGTACGAATGTTTAGGTTGAATGCAAAAATAACCTTTTAATACGttgatataaatttttgtataaCCCCAATAAATTTAAGTATTTGATTTATACATTTCTAAAATGCATTTTGAtgtaaaaaagagagattaaaaacatgcaaaacaaatgtttacaacaaaatttctataaattaatactcaaaaaattaatatttcgataaatcaatatatttttaggtTGGGAGTTAATTTTTGAATcagtttaatatataaatttataaagtattctttttttttctttcgattgTTTTCTATTGAATGTTGACGATATTTTTTGGATACAAGTATAAAAAGGGTAATATTAGAATCTAGCCAAATTTTacacataaattaataatggtTAGTTTGTTGGGGTAACTGACTCTTTTTGTGGTGGGGAAAAGGTGAGGAAAGGACAATTAACCTTgtaaatttatagttttttgcACTGAtgcatttgtttttggtggtggagacttcAACGTAAGGTTCAGTGAAAAAAAGTCATCTAATGACAAAGATTAAtggaaaggagaaaaaaaccATGTAATTTTAAGAAGTGAcatgaatcaaataaaaataatgaaagaaacaacTTGCATTTGAACAAACTCGTATGTATTTATGAAAATAGCATGTCTATATAAACAATAGCCATGACATATTGAAAGATcttatgtaaaacaaaaatataatatgttaaaCGGAAAGATATTAGTGCAATAGATTACACAAAATTCGATACAAAAACTTGAGATATCTACGACGGTGGAATTCCAATGAAGAGATAGAAGATGAAATAACTTGGAATTTAGATAGATCTCatgaatttttgtaaaatagcATAtcgaaagaaacaaaagtgtgGCATATTGAAAGATTGCCAggtaaatagaaaaatacaagtaCATGGAAAACAATTACACAAAATCGAGAAAAGTACAACTCATAAACAATAGAGATATCTTCGATAGTAGAGTTCCAAGGGAGAAAGATCCAATCTCAcgaaaggagaaaaaaatcGATTAGAAGGATCTTTAACTATtggagggagagagagagaatttgACAAACTCTATCTTTGGATGAAAAAGAATCCATAGGTAAAAGATAagagaataatatttttaagtaatttcAAATACACATTACCTCATAACTAGTTTCTATATGTATTTTGGATCCATTGTTAGATcatataaatttcttaaaaaaaattactccCAAGTCCCAAGTGATATAAATCTATAACAATTCAAGTATTCAACCATTCATCCCAAATAACCAAAAGCCTCAGTCCCTTGTAAGTTAACGGGCTTAAACATCAGTCTCAGGCAGTCAGGCCTCTTGACATTATCTGgaaatagttttcttttttctgtcgACTATTGAGTGTCAACCATATTATTTGGAAACATAACCATACAagtataaaaaacaattactcCGAAGTCCCTAGTGATATAAATTCACAACAATTCAACCATTCATCCCAAGTAACCAAAAGCCTCAGTCCCTTGTAAGGTGTAAACGGGTTTAAACATCAGCCTCAGGCTACAACCGGATACGATGAACATGTTGCAACACCTGCCaaaatcaaaggaaaaaaatcaatgggATAGAGAAGAattaaccgaaccaaaccgattcgattttatttcttctatgCTAACTTAATGATCTAAACCGAAATCAAAGCTGGTTAAAAGAACTTACCACACATGTTCTTTCCCATTTCCATCTTGAAGTAGCCATTGTCTCCCCATTCACCTCCCCATGAGTTCTTTATAAGCCAGTACGGGACGTCGTCTTCAACTCCATAACCAACTGCTAACACTGCATGGTTTACATCCTGTTGCCACCAAAAAAACCCGGTTTACTTACTAAACGTTGgtaattgtaatatttttgtggtttaCAGCAGAAAAGTACTCACCATTGGAGTGTTACCACATGTATTGCTAGTAAAAACTCCCTTCTTATAAAACCTGAATTCATGTACAACCTCAAACGCCACACTCACTGGCCTTACCAACCCGACCGCGTGCTTCAGTTCATCTTCTGCACCCTataatgttttcatatattagAGAATGTAAAATGTTTGCAGCTAAAGTGAGATTTCAATTACAAACTAGGCTTTACCAGGGTAATGTTGACAGAGTCACGGACTTGTACACCGATGTTTTTCGCTGAAAATTTGCAGCCACCGTCTTTTCCGGTGTAAGGATAAGCCTCCTCCGTGTCGAGCCCACCGTTGTATTTAATGTATTCAAAGGCTTGAGAAGGAAGTCCACCATGACAACCAAAGTTATTGAAAGTACCAGCACAATCCACAAGCTGTTGCTCGGACAAAGATATTCCTTTTCCAAATGCTTGATGGTAAGCTGCTTCAAGAGCTCCAGTTGTGCTGAAGTTAGAATTGGATCATACATATCAGTGATCTTGCTTACATGGAGAAATCTCACTGAAAGAATCTTATCATAGACTTTACCTAAATGTCCAACAAGATCCACAATGTCCCTGTTCTTTCACAGGGCTAACAATACCATCTTCTCTCCAATCTTTCTGCAGTTTACAAAGTATAAGGACTTAAACCAAGGATCCAAAATTTCTATCTTAAGAAGAGCTAAAGATCAAAGAACATGAAAGGAATGGTTACTGTGTCTGGAACTGTAGCTTCAGTGATCTTGTGGCTACCCTTTAAAGTAGCAGAACAGTTTTGAGCAGCTCCAAGCTTGTATCTTTGAAACTCTTGCCATGTCAAGTCAGCAAACTCTATAGAACAGAACAAATTCAACTTAAAGTTAAAAcatctctctcactttcttgAACTATGTGAATTGAGACAAAGCTCAAATAAAACGTTCTTGAAGTATGTGATTAAGACAAGAAGGCTTAAAGCAAAGCATTAGAGAGTGAAGACTTACGATTAAGAGAGAGTTTATAGGATAAGCCTTTCTTATTAGTGGATCTGATTA from Arabidopsis thaliana chromosome 3, partial sequence includes these protein-coding regions:
- a CDS encoding Cysteine proteinases superfamily protein (Cysteine proteinases superfamily protein; FUNCTIONS IN: cysteine-type endopeptidase activity, cysteine-type peptidase activity; INVOLVED IN: proteolysis; LOCATED IN: endomembrane system; EXPRESSED IN: 22 plant structures; EXPRESSED DURING: 13 growth stages; CONTAINS InterPro DOMAIN/s: Peptidase C1A, papain (InterPro:IPR013128), Proteinase inhibitor I29, cathepsin propeptide (InterPro:IPR013201), Peptidase C1A, papain C-terminal (InterPro:IPR000668), Peptidase, cysteine peptidase active site (InterPro:IPR000169); BEST Arabidopsis thaliana protein match is: aleurain-like protease (TAIR:AT5G60360.2); Has 35333 Blast hits to 34131 proteins in 2444 species: Archae - 798; Bacteria - 22429; Metazoa - 974; Fungi - 991; Plants - 531; Viruses - 0; Other Eukaryotes - 9610 (source: NCBI BLink).): MSVKLNLSSSILLILFAAAASKEIGFDESNPIKMVSDNLHELEDTVVQILGQSRHVLSFSRFTHRYGKKYQSVEEMKLRFSVFKENLDLIRSTNKKGLSYKLSLNQFADLTWQEFQRYKLGAAQNCSATLKGSHKITEATVPDTKDWREDGIVSPVKEQGHCGSCWTFSTTGALEAAYHQAFGKGISLSEQQLVDCAGTFNNFGCHGGLPSQAFEYIKYNGGLDTEEAYPYTGKDGGCKFSAKNIGVQVRDSVNITLGAEDELKHAVGLVRPVSVAFEVVHEFRFYKKGVFTSNTCGNTPMDVNHAVLAVGYGVEDDVPYWLIKNSWGGEWGDNGYFKMEMGKNMCVATCSSYPVVA
- a CDS encoding Cysteine proteinases superfamily protein (Cysteine proteinases superfamily protein; FUNCTIONS IN: cysteine-type endopeptidase activity, cysteine-type peptidase activity; INVOLVED IN: proteolysis; LOCATED IN: endomembrane system; EXPRESSED IN: 22 plant structures; EXPRESSED DURING: 13 growth stages; CONTAINS InterPro DOMAIN/s: Peptidase C1A, papain (InterPro:IPR013128), Proteinase inhibitor I29, cathepsin propeptide (InterPro:IPR013201), Peptidase C1A, papain C-terminal (InterPro:IPR000668), Peptidase, cysteine peptidase active site (InterPro:IPR000169); BEST Arabidopsis thaliana protein match is: aleurain-like protease (TAIR:AT5G60360.1); Has 7880 Blast hits to 7821 proteins in 741 species: Archae - 59; Bacteria - 266; Metazoa - 3310; Fungi - 4; Plants - 1865; Viruses - 146; Other Eukaryotes - 2230 (source: NCBI BLink).), with protein sequence MSVKLNLSSSILLILFAAAASKEIGFDESNPIKMVSDNLHELEDTVVQILGQSRHVLSFSRFTHRYGKKYQSVEEMKLRFSVFKENLDLIRSTNKKGLSYKLSLNQFADLTWQEFQRYKLGAAQNCSATLKGSHKITEATVPDTKDWREDGIVSPVKEQGHCGSCWTFSTTGALEAAYHQAFGKGISLSEQQLVDCAGTFNNFGCHGGLPSQAFEYIKYNGGLDTEEAYPYTGKDGGCKFSAKNIGVQVRDSVNITLGAEDELKHAVGLVRPVSVAFEVVHEFRFYKKGVFTSNTCGNTPMDVNHAVLAVGYGVEDDVPYWLIKNSWGGEWGDNGYFKMEMGKNMCGVATCSSYPVVA
- the IVD gene encoding isovaleryl-CoA-dehydrogenase (isovaleryl-CoA-dehydrogenase (IVD); FUNCTIONS IN: isovaleryl-CoA dehydrogenase activity, ATP binding; INVOLVED IN: leucine catabolic process; LOCATED IN: mitochondrion, mitochondrial matrix; EXPRESSED IN: 23 plant structures; EXPRESSED DURING: 15 growth stages; CONTAINS InterPro DOMAIN/s: Acyl-CoA oxidase/dehydrogenase, type1/2, C-terminal (InterPro:IPR013764), Acyl-CoA oxidase/dehydrogenase, type 1 (InterPro:IPR006090), Acyl-CoA dehydrogenase/oxidase, N-terminal (InterPro:IPR013786), Acyl-CoA dehydrogenase/oxidase (InterPro:IPR009100), Acyl-CoA oxidase/dehydrogenase, central domain (InterPro:IPR006091), Acyl-CoA dehydrogenase, conserved site (InterPro:IPR006089), Acyl-CoA dehydrogenase/oxidase C-terminal (InterPro:IPR009075), Acyl-CoA dehydrogenase, N-terminal (InterPro:IPR006092); BEST Arabidopsis thaliana protein match is: acyl-CoA oxidase 4 (TAIR:AT3G51840.1); Has 45583 Blast hits to 45129 proteins in 2067 species: Archae - 559; Bacteria - 29477; Metazoa - 1687; Fungi - 835; Plants - 308; Viruses - 0; Other Eukaryotes - 12717 (source: NCBI BLink).); this translates as MQRFFSARSILGYAVKTRRRSFSSRSSSLLFDDTQLQFKESVSKFAQDNIAPHAERIDKTNSFPKDVNLWKLMGEFNLHGITAPEEYGGLGLGYLYHCIAMEEISRASGSVALSYGAHSNLCINQLVRNGTAAQKEKYLPKLISGEHVGALAMSEPNAGSDVVGMKCKAEKVDGGYILNGNKMWCTNGPSAETLVVYAKTDTKAGSKGITAFIIEKGMTGFSTAQKLDKLGMRGSDTCELVFENCFVPEENILDKEGKGVYVLMSGLDLERLVLAAGPLGIMQACLDNVLPYIRQREQFGRPVGEFQFIQGKVADMYTALQSSRSYVYSVARDCDNGKVDPKDCAGTILCAAERATQVALQAIQCLGGNGYINEYATGRLLRDAKLYEIGAGTSEIRRIVIGRELFKEE
- the MLO3 gene encoding Seven transmembrane MLO family protein (MILDEW RESISTANCE LOCUS O 3 (MLO3); FUNCTIONS IN: calmodulin binding; INVOLVED IN: cell death, defense response; LOCATED IN: integral to membrane, plasma membrane; EXPRESSED IN: 29 plant structures; EXPRESSED DURING: 14 growth stages; CONTAINS InterPro DOMAIN/s: Mlo-related protein (InterPro:IPR004326); BEST Arabidopsis thaliana protein match is: Seven transmembrane MLO family protein (TAIR:AT2G39200.1); Has 534 Blast hits to 527 proteins in 60 species: Archae - 0; Bacteria - 10; Metazoa - 0; Fungi - 0; Plants - 520; Viruses - 0; Other Eukaryotes - 4 (source: NCBI BLink).): MTDKEESNHSSEVGAVRSLQETPTWALATVCFFFIAVSICLERLINLLSTRLKKNRKTSLLEAVEKLKSVLMVLGFMSLMLNVTEGEVSKICIPIKYANRMLPCRKTIKSHNDVSEDDDDDDGDNHDNSFFHQCSSKGKTSLISEEGLTQLSYFFFVLACMHILCNLAILLLGMAKMRKWNSWEKETQTVEYLAANDPNRFRITRDTTFARRHLSSWTETSFQLWIKCFFRQFYNSVAKVDYLTLRHGFIFAHVSSNNAFNFQNYIQRSLHEDFKTVVGISPLMWLTVVIFMLLDVSGWRVYFYMSFVPLIIVLVIGTKLEMIVAKMAVTIKENNSVIRGTPLVESNDTHFWFSNPRFLLSILHYTLFLNTFEMAFIVWITWQFGINSCYHDNQGIIITRLVLAVTVQFLSSYITLPLYAIVTQMGSSYKRAILEEQLANVLRHWQGMVRDKKKTIQTPDTDNNSNNNNGDIDSGESPVQTEVASEFRFSGRQSPILQEIQIQEKTER